A stretch of Amycolatopsis balhimycina FH 1894 DNA encodes these proteins:
- a CDS encoding GNAT family N-acetyltransferase gives MNPLEAEQNARFAALDPLLPPIAAPPAASEPLLTAAGGRKAGGLLTHVVHATGAWPALWGPSEIWDLTAVPGDSGAAGLAALLGAWRDRMRGTPAGPDSGCTLTWPSRDAEASAVLLAHGFAPMTCLAVRAAVPPGAPGPARVTVRLAGEGDIDALTELRLAEWRYTSLVGTAVPRPRARALLRAEVVRSLRFSGLVWLAEDDGVPAGMASCALASPSPGDSMHGRLFPGRWGYVDTLSVAPAARGGGVGRALMAVAHDDLLGRGVRGTFLFYHPPNPLSPVFWHRQGYRPLWTMWIRRPAWS, from the coding sequence GTGAACCCCCTGGAGGCGGAGCAGAACGCGCGCTTCGCCGCGCTCGATCCGCTGCTCCCGCCGATCGCGGCGCCGCCGGCGGCGAGCGAGCCGCTGCTGACGGCCGCGGGCGGCCGGAAGGCGGGCGGGCTGCTGACGCACGTCGTGCACGCCACGGGGGCGTGGCCGGCGCTGTGGGGGCCGTCGGAGATCTGGGACCTGACCGCGGTGCCGGGCGACAGCGGCGCGGCGGGCCTCGCCGCGCTGCTGGGCGCGTGGCGCGACCGGATGCGCGGGACGCCGGCCGGCCCGGACTCCGGCTGCACGCTGACCTGGCCGAGCCGCGACGCCGAGGCGTCGGCGGTGCTGCTGGCGCACGGGTTCGCGCCGATGACGTGCCTGGCGGTGCGGGCCGCCGTCCCGCCCGGGGCGCCGGGGCCGGCCCGGGTGACCGTCCGCCTCGCCGGGGAGGGCGACATCGACGCGCTGACCGAACTGCGGCTGGCGGAGTGGCGCTACACGTCGCTGGTCGGCACCGCGGTGCCGCGGCCGCGCGCGCGGGCGCTGCTGCGCGCCGAAGTCGTCCGTTCCCTGCGCTTCAGCGGCCTGGTCTGGCTCGCGGAGGACGACGGCGTACCGGCGGGGATGGCCTCCTGCGCGCTGGCCTCGCCGTCACCGGGCGACAGCATGCACGGACGGCTGTTCCCGGGCCGCTGGGGGTACGTCGACACGCTGTCGGTCGCGCCCGCGGCGCGCGGCGGCGGGGTCGGCCGGGCACTGATGGCGGTGGCGCACGACGACCTGCTCGGCCGGGGCGTGCGCGGCACGTTCCTGTTCTACCACCCGCCGAACCCGCTCTCGCCGGTGTTCTGGCACCGGCAGGGCTATCGTCCACTGTGGACCATGTGGATCCGGCGCCCCGCCTGGTCCTGA
- a CDS encoding class I SAM-dependent methyltransferase has product MPPEEPPAPGRHDAAEHRLGTTAVAYREVGGPEAAAANLAWWDADADDYQAEHGGFLGDADFVWCPEGVREADARLLGDVRGKRVLEVGCGQAASSRWLAGQGAHAVATDLSAGMLRHARAGNERTGLAVPLVQANAEHLPLASGSFDAACSAFGAVPFVASVDAVFAEVHRVLRPGAPWVFSVTHPMRWIFPDDPGPQGLTVTQPYFDRTPYVEVDDDGTATYVEYHHTLGDYVRALATAGFTLTDLVEPEWPEGHTRVWGQWSPLRGRLFPGTAIFRTHRS; this is encoded by the coding sequence ATGCCACCGGAGGAGCCACCCGCGCCGGGGCGCCACGACGCCGCCGAGCACCGGCTGGGCACCACGGCGGTCGCCTACCGCGAGGTCGGCGGGCCGGAGGCCGCGGCCGCGAACCTCGCGTGGTGGGACGCCGACGCCGACGACTACCAGGCCGAGCACGGCGGGTTCCTCGGCGACGCCGACTTCGTCTGGTGCCCGGAGGGCGTGCGGGAGGCGGACGCCCGGCTGCTCGGCGACGTCCGGGGCAAGCGCGTGCTGGAGGTCGGCTGCGGGCAGGCCGCGTCCTCGCGCTGGCTGGCGGGCCAGGGCGCGCACGCCGTGGCGACCGACCTGTCGGCGGGCATGCTCCGCCACGCGCGGGCGGGCAACGAGCGCACCGGCCTCGCCGTGCCGCTGGTGCAGGCCAACGCCGAGCACCTGCCGCTGGCGTCCGGCAGCTTCGACGCGGCCTGCTCGGCCTTCGGCGCGGTCCCGTTCGTGGCGTCGGTGGACGCGGTCTTCGCCGAGGTCCACCGGGTGCTGCGGCCCGGCGCGCCGTGGGTGTTCTCGGTGACTCACCCGATGCGGTGGATCTTCCCCGACGACCCGGGCCCGCAGGGCCTCACCGTCACCCAGCCGTACTTCGACCGCACGCCGTACGTCGAGGTCGACGACGACGGCACCGCCACCTACGTCGAGTACCACCACACCCTCGGCGACTACGTCCGCGCGCTGGCCACGGCCGGGTTCACGCTGACCGACCTGGTCGAGCCGGAGTGGCCCGAAGGGCACACCCGGGTCTGGGGCCAGTGGAGCCCGCTGCGCGGCCGGCTCTTCCCGGGCACCGCGATCTTCCGCACGCACCGCTCGTGA
- the rpsA gene encoding 30S ribosomal protein S1 has product MTTDTAIAPTAPNAAPQVAINDIGSEEDFLAAIDKTIKYFNDGDIVEGTIVKVDRDEVLLDIGYKTEGVIPSRELSIKHDVDPAEVVTVGDEVEALVLQKEDKEGRLILSKKRAQYERAWGTIEELKEKDEPVKGTVIEVVKGGLILDIGLRGFLPASLVEMRRVRDLQPYVGRELEAKIIELDKNRNNVVLSRRAYLEQTQSEVRSEFLNALAKGQVRKGVVSSIVNFGAFVDLGGVDGLVHVSELSWKHIDHPSEVVEVGQEVTVEVLDVDMDRERVSLSLKATQEDPWRQFARTHAIGQIVPGKVTKLVPFGAFVRVEEGIEGLVHISELAERHVEIPEQVVQVNGDVMVKVIDIDLERRRISLSLKQANEGVTPDTEFDPTQYGMAAEYDAEGNYIYPEGFDPDTQEWQEGFDKQREEWERQYAEAHTRYEAHMKQVVKAVEADAEAAADAATGIEGGAESYTSSGSAPADTKSSGGTLASDEQLAALREKLSGGA; this is encoded by the coding sequence ATGACCACCGACACCGCCATCGCCCCGACCGCCCCGAACGCGGCCCCGCAGGTCGCCATCAACGACATCGGGTCGGAGGAAGATTTCCTCGCGGCTATCGACAAGACGATCAAGTACTTCAACGACGGCGACATCGTCGAAGGCACGATCGTCAAGGTCGACCGCGACGAGGTCCTGCTCGACATCGGCTACAAGACCGAGGGTGTCATCCCCTCGCGTGAGCTCTCCATCAAGCACGATGTCGACCCGGCTGAGGTTGTCACCGTCGGCGATGAGGTCGAAGCCCTCGTTCTCCAGAAGGAGGACAAGGAAGGCCGTCTGATCCTGTCCAAGAAGCGCGCGCAGTACGAGCGCGCCTGGGGCACGATCGAGGAGCTCAAGGAGAAGGACGAGCCCGTCAAGGGCACCGTCATCGAGGTCGTCAAGGGTGGCCTCATCCTGGACATCGGCCTGCGCGGCTTCCTCCCCGCGTCCCTGGTCGAGATGCGCCGCGTGCGCGACCTGCAGCCGTACGTCGGCCGCGAGCTCGAGGCGAAGATCATCGAGCTGGACAAGAACCGCAACAACGTGGTCCTGTCCCGCCGCGCCTACCTCGAGCAGACCCAGTCCGAGGTGCGCAGCGAGTTCCTCAACGCGCTCGCCAAGGGCCAGGTCCGCAAGGGCGTCGTGTCGTCCATCGTCAACTTCGGTGCCTTCGTGGACCTGGGTGGCGTCGACGGCCTGGTGCACGTCTCCGAGCTGTCCTGGAAGCACATCGACCACCCGTCCGAGGTCGTCGAGGTCGGCCAGGAGGTCACGGTCGAGGTCCTGGACGTCGACATGGACCGCGAGCGCGTCTCGCTGTCGCTGAAGGCGACCCAGGAAGACCCGTGGCGCCAGTTCGCCCGCACCCACGCGATCGGTCAGATCGTGCCGGGCAAGGTCACCAAGCTGGTTCCGTTCGGTGCGTTCGTGCGCGTCGAAGAGGGCATCGAGGGCCTGGTCCACATCTCCGAGCTGGCCGAGCGCCACGTGGAGATCCCGGAGCAGGTCGTCCAGGTCAACGGCGACGTCATGGTCAAGGTCATCGACATCGACCTCGAGCGTCGTCGCATCTCGCTGTCGCTGAAGCAGGCGAACGAGGGTGTCACGCCGGACACCGAGTTCGACCCGACCCAGTACGGCATGGCCGCCGAGTACGACGCCGAGGGCAACTACATCTACCCCGAAGGCTTCGACCCGGACACCCAGGAGTGGCAGGAAGGCTTCGACAAGCAGCGTGAGGAGTGGGAGCGCCAGTACGCCGAGGCGCACACTCGTTACGAGGCCCACATGAAGCAGGTCGTGAAGGCTGTCGAGGCGGACGCGGAAGCGGCTGCCGACGCGGCGACCGGCATCGAGGGTGGCGCGGAAAGCTACACCTCCTCGGGCTCGGCCCCGGCCGACACGAAGAGCAGCGGTGGCACCCTCGCCTCCGACGAGCAGCTCGCGGCGCTCCGCGAGAAGCTCTCCGGTGGTGCGTGA
- a CDS encoding AraC family transcriptional regulator yields the protein MTQPVPSTDDAAVCGPLAHGADVAAHFHDFGQLRYATSGALVTTTAAGTWVAPANRVTWVPPFHVHSSRSHGQTVVGLLRVPAALAGRLPAQPSVFAASALLREAYLAVLGDHEPAGSSRARLLLEVVITELARAPQEPLRLPEPGDARLKAVTDLLHADPASPATLAELGRRTGASERTLSRLFGSELSMSFHQWRTLLRVQRALLELCAGTSVTDTATRLGWANPTSFIEAFTTLVGRTPGRYRAQARAAG from the coding sequence GTGACCCAGCCGGTGCCCTCGACCGACGATGCGGCTGTCTGCGGGCCCTTGGCCCACGGTGCGGACGTCGCCGCGCACTTCCACGACTTCGGCCAGCTCAGGTACGCCACCTCCGGGGCACTGGTCACCACGACCGCGGCCGGCACCTGGGTGGCGCCGGCGAACCGCGTCACCTGGGTGCCGCCGTTCCACGTGCACAGCAGCCGCTCACACGGGCAGACCGTGGTCGGGCTGCTCCGGGTTCCGGCGGCACTGGCCGGGCGGCTGCCGGCGCAGCCCTCGGTGTTCGCGGCCAGTGCGTTGCTGCGCGAGGCCTACCTGGCGGTGCTCGGCGACCACGAACCGGCCGGCAGCTCCCGCGCCCGTCTGCTGCTCGAGGTGGTCATCACGGAGCTCGCTCGTGCCCCGCAGGAACCCCTGCGCCTCCCGGAGCCCGGCGACGCGCGCCTCAAGGCCGTCACCGATCTGCTGCACGCCGATCCGGCGAGCCCGGCGACCCTGGCCGAGCTGGGACGCCGGACCGGTGCGAGCGAACGAACCCTCAGCCGGCTGTTCGGCAGCGAGCTGTCGATGAGCTTCCACCAGTGGCGCACGCTGCTGCGCGTTCAGCGCGCGCTGCTCGAACTCTGCGCGGGCACCTCGGTCACCGACACGGCGACGCGGCTGGGCTGGGCGAACCCGACCAGCTTCATCGAAGCTTTCACCACTCTCGTCGGCCGGACACCCGGCCGGTACCGGGCACAAGCGCGCGCCGCCGGCTAG
- a CDS encoding TetR/AcrR family transcriptional regulator, producing the protein MATRHLPTRPAEQGSRERHLDAALSVLLDRGVPGLTVRGVAEAAGASTLSVYARFGGRAGLLDALYERTFDSLRELLEGLPPSSPDGVGDLLHLALEYRGFALESPARYGLMFERPVPGFDPDPALRSAVLRTTFGMFIARVNLVCPPGADARSTAYQLWTAMHGLVSAELMLASRTPLPDWFIPPTEEAHEQMYRQAVTAMMTGLGLRNR; encoded by the coding sequence GTGGCCACCAGGCATTTGCCGACGCGGCCGGCCGAACAGGGCAGCCGCGAACGCCATCTCGACGCGGCGTTGTCCGTGCTGCTGGACCGGGGTGTCCCGGGCCTGACCGTGCGCGGCGTGGCCGAGGCCGCCGGCGCGTCGACCCTCTCGGTGTACGCCCGCTTCGGCGGCCGCGCGGGCCTGCTCGACGCCCTGTACGAGCGCACTTTCGACTCGCTGCGGGAGCTGCTGGAGGGGCTGCCGCCGTCGAGCCCGGACGGTGTCGGCGACCTGCTGCACCTGGCGCTCGAATACCGGGGCTTCGCCCTGGAGAGCCCGGCCCGCTACGGGCTGATGTTCGAACGCCCGGTCCCCGGCTTCGACCCGGACCCGGCCCTGCGGTCGGCGGTGCTGCGGACGACGTTCGGCATGTTCATCGCCCGGGTCAACCTGGTGTGCCCGCCGGGTGCGGACGCCCGCTCGACGGCGTACCAGCTGTGGACGGCCATGCACGGCCTGGTCAGCGCGGAGCTGATGCTGGCTTCGCGGACGCCGTTGCCCGACTGGTTCATCCCGCCGACCGAAGAGGCGCACGAGCAGATGTACCGCCAGGCGGTGACGGCGATGATGACCGGCCTCGGCCTGCGCAACCGCTGA
- a CDS encoding GNAT family N-acetyltransferase has translation MDIAEPLLAAHRARFAAVDALLPPAPPPADGERLDAATADGTQVTGVLQRHRLAPGDVPMLWSAADTWQFFPYFGDTGTEGADLLLRALKGRLETEETGDDSACVVVWPSRDAEAIRAFLDHGLVPLSAIGVRTAPPAGAEPGVTIRRAGPGDFAAALELAVATFDYTGLVAAPRRDNTAELLAPSLRDALAEDEPAVWLAEEDGEIRALAHCAWVDTLPDTEAGELLPTGRWGYVNNVVTAPGERGGGFGRALMAHVHRELHRGGATRTYLYYNPTNPLSSVFWHRQGYRPLWTAWEVRPAAALR, from the coding sequence ATGGACATCGCCGAGCCGCTGCTCGCGGCGCACCGGGCGCGCTTCGCGGCGGTCGACGCGCTGCTGCCGCCCGCCCCGCCACCGGCCGATGGCGAGCGCCTCGACGCGGCGACCGCGGACGGCACGCAGGTCACCGGGGTGCTGCAGCGGCACCGGCTCGCGCCCGGCGACGTCCCGATGCTGTGGTCGGCCGCCGACACGTGGCAGTTCTTCCCGTACTTCGGCGACACCGGCACCGAAGGCGCGGACCTCCTGCTGCGCGCCCTGAAGGGCCGCCTGGAGACCGAGGAGACCGGCGACGACTCGGCGTGCGTGGTCGTCTGGCCCAGCCGGGACGCCGAGGCGATCCGCGCCTTCCTCGACCACGGGCTCGTCCCGCTCTCCGCCATCGGCGTACGCACCGCTCCCCCGGCCGGCGCCGAGCCGGGGGTCACCATCCGCCGGGCCGGGCCCGGCGACTTCGCCGCGGCGCTGGAATTGGCCGTGGCGACGTTCGACTACACCGGGCTCGTCGCCGCGCCGCGCCGGGACAACACGGCCGAGCTGCTCGCGCCGTCGCTGCGGGACGCTCTCGCCGAGGACGAGCCGGCCGTCTGGCTGGCCGAAGAGGACGGCGAAATCCGCGCGCTCGCGCACTGCGCGTGGGTGGACACGCTGCCGGACACCGAAGCGGGTGAGCTGCTCCCGACAGGACGCTGGGGGTACGTGAACAACGTCGTGACCGCCCCCGGCGAGCGCGGCGGCGGGTTCGGCCGGGCGCTGATGGCCCACGTGCACCGGGAGCTGCACCGGGGCGGCGCGACCCGCACGTACCTCTACTACAACCCGACCAACCCGCTGTCCTCGGTGTTCTGGCACCGGCAGGGCTATCGTCCACTGTGGACGGCCTGGGAGGTGCGCCCGGCGGCGGCGCTGCGCTGA
- a CDS encoding NADP-dependent oxidoreductase yields the protein MRVITQHTLGGPEVLTIVDAPEPRPLPTEVLVRVKAIGLNPLEPRLRAGEFPLLGPPPFVLGWDISGVVEAAAQTWRFRPGDEVFGMPLFPRAAGAYAEFVAAPALHLVRKPASLSHVEASALPVVGLTAWQGLVDLGGVTEGDRVLIHGGGGGVGHVAIQIAKSLGAHVITTAGAGKREFVEGLGADEVVDYTAADFTEVVGDVDLVLDTLGGDTASRSLGVLRPGGHLVTAVAEEDTALIAKFEAAGMRFSGIAVEPDPVALRHLAALVEQGKLRVHVQETFPFERIADAHRLIERGHLRGKIVLTV from the coding sequence ATGCGAGTCATCACCCAGCACACGCTCGGCGGCCCCGAGGTCCTCACCATCGTGGACGCACCCGAGCCCCGGCCCCTGCCGACCGAAGTTCTCGTCCGGGTCAAGGCGATCGGGCTGAACCCCCTGGAACCCCGTCTGCGCGCCGGCGAATTCCCGCTGCTCGGCCCGCCGCCGTTCGTCCTCGGCTGGGACATCAGCGGCGTGGTCGAGGCGGCGGCGCAGACGTGGCGGTTCCGGCCCGGCGACGAGGTGTTCGGGATGCCGCTGTTCCCGCGGGCGGCCGGCGCGTACGCCGAGTTCGTGGCCGCGCCGGCGTTGCACCTGGTGCGCAAGCCCGCGTCGCTCTCCCACGTCGAGGCGTCGGCGTTGCCGGTCGTCGGGCTGACGGCGTGGCAGGGCCTGGTCGACCTCGGCGGCGTGACCGAGGGCGACCGCGTCCTGATCCACGGCGGAGGCGGCGGGGTCGGCCACGTCGCGATCCAGATCGCGAAATCACTGGGCGCGCACGTGATCACCACCGCCGGCGCGGGCAAGCGGGAGTTCGTCGAAGGCTTGGGCGCCGACGAGGTCGTCGACTACACGGCGGCCGACTTCACCGAGGTGGTCGGCGACGTCGATCTCGTGCTCGACACGCTCGGCGGCGACACCGCTTCGCGCTCGCTCGGCGTGCTCCGGCCGGGCGGGCACCTCGTGACGGCGGTCGCCGAGGAGGACACGGCACTCATCGCGAAGTTCGAGGCGGCCGGCATGCGCTTCAGCGGCATCGCGGTCGAACCCGATCCGGTCGCCCTGCGCCACTTGGCCGCGCTGGTCGAACAGGGCAAGCTCCGGGTCCACGTGCAGGAGACGTTCCCGTTCGAGCGCATCGCCGACGCACACCGGCTGATCGAGCGCGGTCATCTCCGGGGCAAGATCGTCCTCACCGTCTGA
- a CDS encoding ABC transporter ATP-binding protein produces the protein MQVRADRVSLEGHHGTLLPPTSLTVGEGDLAIVHGEPGVGVTAFGLALAGRLKPTTGTVHAEGVDAGLPELVAVVDAPGVSEPDDALPLRVVVGEELALAHRPAGKEDVARWLAGHDAAPFAGTRFENLTPVLRTRLLTELAAERKGVRVLVLDTPDRHTSDVDGWAGLAREQAERGFAVVVLAATTPLSALPFAPARIGATEQPEPRHHSPEPSPEPEPTEELTVSTDGDPA, from the coding sequence GTGCAGGTCCGAGCCGATCGGGTGTCCCTCGAAGGGCACCACGGCACCTTGTTACCGCCCACCTCGCTGACCGTCGGCGAGGGCGACCTGGCGATCGTGCACGGCGAACCCGGCGTCGGCGTCACGGCGTTCGGCCTGGCGCTGGCCGGGCGGCTCAAGCCGACCACCGGCACGGTGCACGCCGAGGGCGTCGACGCGGGCCTGCCCGAGCTCGTCGCGGTCGTCGACGCGCCCGGTGTCAGCGAGCCCGACGACGCCCTGCCCCTGCGTGTGGTCGTCGGCGAAGAGCTGGCGCTGGCCCACCGCCCGGCGGGCAAGGAGGACGTCGCCCGCTGGCTCGCCGGCCACGACGCCGCGCCGTTCGCCGGCACGCGCTTCGAGAACCTCACACCGGTGCTGCGCACGCGGCTGCTCACCGAGCTGGCCGCGGAGCGCAAGGGCGTGCGCGTGCTGGTGCTCGACACCCCGGACCGGCACACGAGCGACGTCGACGGCTGGGCCGGGCTGGCGCGCGAGCAGGCCGAGCGCGGTTTCGCCGTGGTCGTGCTGGCCGCGACCACCCCGCTGTCCGCGCTCCCCTTCGCACCCGCGCGCATCGGCGCCACCGAGCAGCCCGAGCCGCGGCACCACTCCCCCGAACCCAGCCCCGAACCCGAACCCACCGAAGAGCTCACCGTGAGCACTGACGGAGACCCCGCATGA
- a CDS encoding YhgE/Pip family protein codes for MNAFRIARNELRRLSTGTLPKLALVALVLVPLLYASFYLYANYDPYGRLDKLPAAVFTSDTGAKDSSGQQRNVGREVTDELVKSGTFQWHEVSEPDARDGVRDGKYSFAIGIPSGFSASLLSVGNFQPQQATITLTTNDANNYLSGTIAKQVAEQVRKTIAEKVGSEAADRFLVGFSTIYGKIQEASTGASQLADGATQLKSGQQQLADGAAKLADGSSTLATGLSTLKSGTAALPSQTQQLAGGASQVAAGDQKVADAASIAANASSDIQGKLDSYRTQLQTDLRDAGVPDAQVQAILAKADQLRSPVDQANSKIQQANGDLAKLADGARQVSDGAAKLAAASPQLASGIAQASDGANQLRDGASQLNDGEKTAVNGTNQLADGAVKLRDGLAAGLKQIPNPDDPTRAATANTIADPVAVNANGEASAGTYGAGLAPFFISLATWIGAFVLFLILRPLSTRALTAGAAPFRVAVGGWLSSALLGTAQVVVLFGAVTWLVGIHIAHPLPAIGFAVLVSLTFTSVVHALNAFFGAVGKFLGLVLLVLQLVSAGGTFPWQTIPDALYPLHVVLPMGYAIDGFRHLFYSGATTTQLLGDIGVLLAYLVGGVLVSTLAARKRRVWTVSALKPELSL; via the coding sequence ATGAACGCCTTCCGGATCGCGCGCAACGAGCTGCGCCGCCTCTCCACCGGCACGTTGCCGAAGCTCGCCTTGGTCGCGCTCGTCCTGGTGCCGCTGCTCTACGCGTCCTTCTACCTCTACGCGAACTACGACCCGTACGGCCGGCTCGACAAGCTGCCCGCCGCGGTCTTCACCAGCGACACCGGCGCGAAGGACTCCAGCGGCCAGCAGCGCAACGTCGGCCGCGAGGTGACCGACGAGCTGGTCAAGTCCGGCACCTTCCAGTGGCACGAGGTGTCCGAGCCGGACGCGCGCGACGGCGTCCGCGACGGCAAGTACTCCTTCGCGATCGGTATCCCGAGCGGCTTCTCCGCGTCGCTGCTTTCGGTCGGCAACTTCCAGCCGCAGCAGGCCACGATCACGCTGACCACCAACGACGCCAACAACTACCTGTCCGGCACGATCGCCAAGCAGGTCGCCGAGCAGGTCCGCAAGACGATCGCCGAAAAGGTCGGCAGCGAGGCCGCGGACCGGTTCCTGGTCGGCTTCTCCACGATCTACGGCAAGATCCAGGAGGCCTCGACGGGCGCGTCGCAGCTCGCCGACGGTGCCACGCAGCTCAAGTCCGGGCAGCAGCAGCTCGCCGACGGCGCCGCCAAGCTCGCGGACGGCTCGTCGACGCTGGCGACCGGCCTGAGCACGTTGAAGAGCGGTACCGCTGCCCTGCCCTCGCAGACGCAGCAGCTCGCCGGCGGCGCTTCGCAGGTGGCCGCCGGGGACCAGAAGGTCGCCGACGCGGCGTCGATCGCGGCGAACGCGTCGTCCGACATCCAGGGCAAGCTCGACTCCTACCGCACCCAGCTGCAGACGGACCTGCGCGACGCGGGGGTGCCGGACGCCCAGGTGCAGGCGATCCTGGCCAAGGCCGACCAGCTGCGCTCCCCCGTCGACCAGGCGAACAGCAAGATCCAGCAGGCCAACGGCGACCTCGCGAAGCTCGCCGACGGCGCCCGCCAGGTGTCCGACGGCGCGGCCAAGCTCGCCGCGGCGTCCCCGCAGCTGGCGAGCGGCATCGCCCAGGCGTCCGACGGCGCGAACCAGCTGCGTGACGGCGCTTCGCAGCTCAACGACGGCGAGAAGACCGCCGTGAACGGCACGAACCAGCTCGCGGACGGCGCGGTGAAGCTGCGTGACGGTCTCGCGGCCGGGCTCAAGCAGATCCCGAACCCCGACGACCCGACCCGCGCGGCGACGGCCAACACGATCGCGGACCCGGTGGCGGTGAACGCCAACGGCGAGGCGTCGGCGGGGACGTACGGCGCCGGCCTCGCGCCGTTCTTCATCTCGCTGGCCACCTGGATCGGCGCGTTCGTGCTCTTCCTGATCCTGCGCCCGCTCTCGACGCGCGCGCTGACCGCGGGCGCGGCGCCGTTCCGGGTCGCGGTCGGCGGCTGGCTGTCCTCCGCGCTGCTGGGCACCGCGCAGGTGGTCGTCCTGTTCGGCGCGGTGACCTGGCTGGTCGGCATCCACATCGCCCACCCGCTGCCCGCGATCGGGTTCGCCGTGCTGGTGTCGCTGACGTTCACCTCGGTGGTGCACGCGCTCAACGCGTTCTTCGGCGCGGTCGGCAAGTTCCTCGGGCTGGTGCTGCTGGTCCTGCAGCTGGTCAGCGCGGGCGGCACGTTCCCATGGCAGACGATCCCGGACGCGCTGTACCCGCTGCACGTGGTGCTGCCGATGGGCTACGCGATCGACGGCTTCCGCCACCTGTTCTACAGCGGCGCCACGACGACGCAACTGCTCGGCGACATCGGGGTCCTGCTGGCCTACCTCGTGGGCGGGGTCCTGGTCTCGACCCTGGCCGCGCGGAAGCGTCGCGTTTGGACGGTGTCCGCGCTCAAGCCCGAGCTGAGCCTGTGA
- a CDS encoding TetR/AcrR family transcriptional regulator: MSGGTKQKLFEATLELSKSRGLVGLTVDDIAAAAGVAKGTVYYNFGSKDGLVDALLRYGVDMLAGRLRAAVTDADPLEVIEAQVDTTLEFIARYPGFSQILVSELWRTPGQWHGTLSLLREEIISIVKHQLARLEDAGRLPAGVEIPTAAAGLFGTMLVVALDWQVFGPQRTRTEVRDAVMVLIRGLGRR; encoded by the coding sequence GTGAGCGGCGGGACGAAGCAGAAGCTCTTCGAGGCCACCCTGGAGCTCTCGAAGAGCCGTGGCCTGGTGGGGCTGACCGTCGACGACATCGCCGCGGCGGCAGGCGTCGCGAAGGGCACGGTGTACTACAACTTCGGGTCCAAGGACGGGCTGGTCGACGCGCTGCTGCGGTACGGCGTCGACATGCTCGCCGGGCGGCTGCGCGCGGCGGTGACGGACGCGGACCCGCTGGAAGTGATCGAGGCCCAGGTCGACACGACGCTGGAGTTCATCGCCCGGTACCCGGGGTTTTCGCAGATCCTGGTGAGCGAGCTGTGGCGGACGCCGGGCCAGTGGCACGGCACGCTGTCGTTGCTGCGCGAGGAGATCATCTCGATCGTGAAGCACCAGCTCGCGCGGCTGGAGGACGCCGGCCGCCTGCCCGCGGGAGTGGAGATCCCGACCGCGGCGGCCGGGCTGTTCGGCACGATGCTGGTGGTGGCGCTGGACTGGCAGGTGTTCGGGCCCCAGCGGACGCGCACCGAGGTCCGTGACGCGGTGATGGTGCTGATCCGCGGCTTGGGCCGCCGCTAG